One Malaclemys terrapin pileata isolate rMalTer1 chromosome 9, rMalTer1.hap1, whole genome shotgun sequence DNA window includes the following coding sequences:
- the LOC128843246 gene encoding G-protein coupled receptor 83-like encodes MSSHVWFPLQYISKPYRRAQDRNGSDFFSALYGFPNRSSFFHGDLDLDDMGDFDRGTRYEGESQSRTVKALLIVAYSVIIGISLFGNILVCHVVIKNKRMHSATSLFIVNLAIADIMITLLNTPFTLVRFVSSTWVFGKLMCHISRFVQYCSVHVSVLTLAAIALDRHQVIMHPLKPRMSIAKGGICIIIIWVMASCFSLPHAIYQNLARFYIGNRTIRMVCLPSFPPPADLFWKYLDLTTFVLLYVLPLLVISITYTMVAKKLWLRNAIGDITMEQYFAHQRKKKMTLKMLMVVVVVFAVCWFPLNCYLVLISSRAINSNNALYFAFHWFAMSSTCYNPFIYCWLNESFRSELKSLLCVCRRKNAAQSHALQSISPPFRHAWAENCHYKRGSCSQKARASSQRNSAKTDISSVQPIVTGS; translated from the exons ATGAGCAGCCACGTGTGGTTCCCCTTGCAGTACATCTCCAAACCCTACCGCCGGGCACAGGACCGCAATGGCTCCGACTTCTTCTCTGCCCTCTACGGCTTCCCCAACCGATCCTCCTTCTTCCACGGCGACTTGGACCTGGACGACATGGGGGACTTTGACAGGGGCACCCGGTACGAAGGGGAGTCCCAGAGCCGGACGGTGAAGGCGCTGCTCATCGTGGCCTATTCGGTGATCATCGGCATCTCGCTCTTCGGCAATATCCTGGTCTGCCACGTGGTGATCAAGAACAAGAGGATGCATTCGGCTACCAGCCTCTTCATCGTCAACCTGGCCATCGCGGACATCATGATCACCCTCCTGAACACGCCGTTCACCCTG GTGCGATTCGTAAGCAGTACCTGGGTCTTCGGAAAGCTGATGTGTCACATAAGCCGGTTTGTCCAGTACTGTTCTGTCCATGTTTCTGTGCTTACCCTTGCAGCCATTGCACTGGATCGACACCAG GTTATAATGCACCCTTTGAAACCCCGGATGTCAATTGCTAAAGGAGGAATTTGCATCATTATAATCTGGGTTATGGCCAGCTGCTTCTCTCTGCCTCATGCCATCTACCAGAATCTAGCAAGATTTTATATTGG GAACAGAACTATACGAATGGTCTGTCTCCCCAGCTTCCCTCCTCCTGCTGATCTCTTCTGGAAGTACCTGGACTTGACTACTTTTGTACTCTTGTATGTCCTGCCCTTGCTTGTGATCTCCATCACCTACACAATGGTAGCCAAGAAGCTCTGGCTGAGGAATGCCATTGGAGACATCACCATGGAGCAATACTTTGCTCATCAGAGGAAGAAGAAGATGACACTGAAGATGttaatggtggtggtggtggtttttgctGTCTGCTGGTTCCCACTGAACTGCTACCTGGTGCTTATCTCCAGCAGGGCCATCAACAGCAACAATGCTCTGTACTTTGCTTTCCACTGGTTTGCCATGAGCAGCACCTGCTACAACCCCTTCATTTACTGCTGGCTCAATGAGAGCTTCCGCTCTGAGCTCAAGTCCCTGTTGTGTGTGTGCCGGCGAAAGAATGCAGCCCAGAGCCAcgcactgcagtccatctctccTCCTTTCAGGCATGCCTGGGCTGAGAATTGTCATTATAAAAGGGGCAGCTGCTCTCAGAAAGCAAGAGCATCTTCCCAAAGAAACTCTGCAAAGACAGACATATCCAGTGTCCAGCCAATTGTGACAGGGAGCTAA